A portion of the Toxotes jaculatrix isolate fToxJac2 chromosome 16, fToxJac2.pri, whole genome shotgun sequence genome contains these proteins:
- the sec16a gene encoding protein transport protein Sec16A isoform X2, which yields MQPPPRTGPPRASGPPPSGPNMFRRTRPHKHTAAATATMPPATQPMTDPFAFVRAPPPMAAGGLPTIPSSNPPPMQAPPNTMYSQAGGGLPPQPQTLEDVPAAAPGPPPSSVPGVPLFNPHSTSSVGVFPVSSPAGYASSHTEQGYFNSREQTPSTTTEPPLISSAPAPSQTSFNQEFQGQLPSQPGPFQPVPPTTSSSQWTPDHGSRPPSVQNYFQPTIDPPLQPFNIPPQTQMYPSHTPSPHHNAPTPPTQPGHPHIPAPVPPQNPGNPLGSQWPDPNAPPQHNSHFQTQSYFSQSSASQDSWFNQPPQDSGYHQMGTGQGHPQPQPDSGGSQHASSSGPGSSSAPAPVPYSQESGTLSMFFKDNDVENEETLAGDRNKAVNGIPGSFQHPSHLQTHSGHADAPLDYQGASVHDHSHVPYMNEGSHPSQGNTQKPPDSQYDHVENLECANQEVLPSETHGSPGPTAAHGVDQFETGPNLETPDSVPRPMRSASVSSNYSNMSHGSGAGTRRHQGVVGTFIQQESPRLTDDANLSAATGGYFEQIDTSPAGDMGARQSSLEQMWPPTPSPPKPTGIFQASANSSFEPVRSHGVGVRPPEVDMAKIVAEGGADSTPGNLEQPPDNMENIYGPGHSLPPVTGGGVPHLTHPVVHSHSRPSSRANGASRPCESPATTLWAQNDPTSLGANILLAPAAPTVLAPLREPSDDVIQPPEDGPPDLQPPQRVQPASQQNSENLENPPKVSEAEAADSQGNMGYASLLVSHSLHQPVLIAPPVSNYSVIPSSTPSQAASQSSLRETTPPVRSLAQGQGASTSQSPSVASNLNPLFAPGPMSFSSSASNQGPLNLTRDNTEAATSEITAPPPSQPIRPPLSRGQPVGGDSHSALQVNPQASLVTAPISNHNQSSNYELLDFSMHQSQIQNQAPGHPSSLHESPQSSNGFYLQVTKDAQQGVRMEGNAPVQTPASSSTPQVLPAPSQTPANTQPPLMEPPKTSDPQAALQGQGDAPPVPVSGAQPSHSQYPPPAQGPAAASAPPSAAAQPPGPQGPVPPGVSQPAPAEPPRPPSSAGSQQGYGPPPPVPGQMYGGYYGNYGEYPDSRAPYPPGHYPPPPGDPRAQQYYQDGPYRGRADPWYGRYDGQTPAYRDPNYQYREPQPERPSSRSSQYSDRPSSRHGYPDDYHRANRSAYSDYYADYSKNYDYRGYNYGQYDPRYRGYYDQSYWSNYDDSYRGRDNYYNQHMYPARKDGYDDQWRYYPGYDPSFDDDYHRRGEMYGDEFDRRSVHSEQSAHSVHSSHSHHSRRSSFSSRSQQSQVYRSQPDLVSAVYDTTSSTLAVDYSYGQYPNPADASQNYSQYLYPSEYTADSTWVTPEQPPPRPATPEKFTMPHRCARFGPGGHLIQVLPNLPSAGQPALVDIHNMETMLQDSPDQVELRAFPGPLVKEETHKVDVIKFSQNKALECSRDNNLLDRDSARLLWDFIVLLCRQNGTVVGTDIADLLLKEHRSVWLPGKSPNEANLIDFNNEPLARAEEEPGAGPLSLLSDTFMTVPENVGKETERFRELLLFGRKKDALEAAMKGGLWGHALLLASKMDNRTHARVMTRFANSLPINDPLQTVYQLMSGRMPASATCCGEEKWGDWRPHLAMVLSNLTHTLDLDTRTITTMGDTLASKGLIDAAHFCYLMAQVGLGVFTKKSTKMVLIGSNHSLSFYQFATNEAIQRTEAYEYAQSLGSQPCSLPNFQVFKLIYACRLAEAGLCAQAFHYCEVISRTVLMQPSYYSPVFISQIIQISEKLRFFDPQLKEKPEQELFNEPEWLIHLRQLDGQIRSGVITYSAGKTTPTQFDCSSPSSDLDQPSPPEPYSMPLEMDGPTPDNPLMSSLLPGPPPQGVQLMPPAPTSILQDGMAQPQPLTPNDVPQFYPVPPTGPPGQIPVSGYPPQDPGFAPPPFQPQPEQSDMYPGAHQQPCPPLSHVGQMSPHMPPQVPHSPVQMNPPPTQMPQHMPPSPGHMPPVEQPLQAPPEMQPSQSISSSPLRSSLTPQMDLYDHMALMGPGRSRTTSQSSMHMGHGRRSRTTSESSTHSGGRERSNSAVKQASPPPPSIPEQPRKEEAKKDSPKKSGGGGIGGLVKWFYRKGKNEAHLPDDKIKSIVWDEKKQRWVDLNEPEEESKPPPPPPSGFPKMAPMPGPGGPAAPPSSGPPVNMFSRKAGTKSRYVDVLNPSRTAKPGGLAPAPADLFAPLAPMPMPTNLFVPSSAPDDQQPLEGSEGGHQEQNSPNTSAAPQMFNPTLLPPAPEGHPVPDGSQSGELSRSSSMSSLSRESHPAQGTAPTGGVTFYNPAQFAQTSAPAGGGLRSGRLGGQRQYPVLK from the exons ATGCAGCCTCCTCCGCGGACTGGACCTCCAAGAGCCTCTGGCCCTCCTCCCTCTGGGCCCAATATGTTCCGCAGGACCAGGCCTCACAAGCATACAGCAGCAGCTACTGCCACAATGCCACCTGCTACCCAACCTATGACAGACCCATTTGCTTTTGTTAGAGCTCCTCCCCCTATGGCTGCAGGTGGTCTCCCAACAATACCGAGTAGCAACCCTCCACCCATGCAAGCCCCACCTAACACCATGTACTCTCAGGCTGGCGGAGGGCTGCCTCCACAACCACAGACACTGGAGGATgtgccagctgctgctcctggtCCCCCACCATCCTCTGTGCCAGGGGTGCCACTGTTCAACCCTCATAGTACATCATCTGTTGGTGTTTTCCCAGTTTCAAGTCCTGCAGGATATGCATCCTCCCATACTGAACAGGGCTATTTTAATTCAAGAGAACAGACACCATCCACGACCACAGAGCCACCACTTATCTCCTCAGCCCCAGCGCCTAGTCAGACATCTTTTAACCAGGAATTTCAAGGACAGCTACCTTCTCAGCCTGGGCCCTTCCAGCCAGTCCCTCCCACAACTTCCTCTTCCCAGTGGACCCCTGATCACGGAAGTCGCCCTCCATCAGTTCAGAACTACTTCCAGCCTACTATTGACCCTCCGCTACAGCCTTTCAATATACCTCCACAGACCCAGATGTACCCCTCTCACACCCCATCGCCCCATCACAATGCCCCCACCCCACCAACACAACCTGGACATCCCCATATCCCGGCTCCTGTTCCTCCCCAGAACCCTGGAAATCCCCTGGGTTCTCAATGGCCTGACCCAAATGCACCCCCGCAGCATAATTCCCACTTCCAAACTCAGAGCTACTTTAGTCAGAGCTCTGCCTCCCAGGACTCTTGGTTCAACCAGCCTCCACAGGACTCAGGCTACCACCAAATGGGAACTGGTCAGGGCCATCCTCAGCCCCAGCCTGATTCTGGTGGCTCTCAACATGCGTCCAGCTCTGGGCCTGGTTCTAGTTCTGCCCCAGCCCCAGTCCCATACTCTCAGGAGTCTGGTACACTCTCAATGTTCTTCAAAGACAATGATGTGgaaaatgaggaaacactgGCTGGAGACAGAAATAAGGCAGTGAATGGTATTCCTGGATCTTTTCAGCATCCCAGCCACCTACAAACCCATAGTGGTCATGCAGATGCTCCTTTGGATTATCAAGGAGCTTCTGTTCACGATCATTCACATGTACCGTACATGAACGAGGGCAGTCATCCATCACAGGGAAATACTCAGAAGCCCCCTGACTCCCAGTACGACCATGTGGAGAATTTGGAGTGTGCAAACCAGGAAGTATTACCCAGTGAAACCCATGGCAGTCCTGGTCCTACTGCAGCTCATGGAGTAGACCAGTTTGAAACTGGGCCTAATCTGGAGACTCCAGATTCTGTTCCAAGACCAATGAGATCTGCTAGTGTGTCATCTAACTATAGCAATATGAGCCATGGAAGTGGAGCTGGCACTCGTCGGCACCAGGGAGTAGTAGGTACCTTTATTCAGCAGGAAAGCCCTCGTCTCACTGATGATGCTAACTTGTCTGCTGCCACTGGAGGTTACTTTGAGCAGATTGACACTTCTCCAGCTGGAGACATGGGTGCACGGCAGAGCTCCTTGGAGCAGATGTGGCCTCCCACACCAAGCCCTCCCAAACCAACTGGTATCTTTCAGGCAAGTGCTAACAGCTCTTTTGAACCTGTTCGCTCACATGGGGTTGGAGTGCGTCCTCCTGAAGTTGATATGGCTAAAATTGTAGCAGAAGGGGGTGCAGATTCAACACCTGGCAACCTGGAGCAACCACCAGACAACATGGAAAATATTTATGGTCCAGGACACTCCTTGCCTCCTGTGACTGGAGGTGGTGTGCCTCACCTTACACACCCAGTGGTTCATTCTCACTCTCGACCTTCATCCCGTGCTAATGGGGCAAGTCGGCCCTGTGAGAGCCCTGCCACTACTCTGTGGGCTCAGAATGATCCTACAAGCTTGGGTGCTAACATCCTGCTAGCCCCTGCTGCCCCAACAGTTCTTGCCCCTTTACGAGAGCCCAGTGATGATGTTATTCAACCTCCAGAGGATGGCCCACCGGACCTCCAGCCCCCCCAGAGAGTCCAGCCAGCTTCACAGCAGAACTCAGAGAACCTAGAGAACCCACCAAAGGTGAGTGAGGCAGAGGCGGCTGATTCTCAAGGCAACATGGGATATGCTTCGCTCCTGGTTTCTCATTCGCTTCACCAGCCTGTTTTGATTGCCCCGCCTGTGTCAAATTACAGTGTGATTCCCTCCAGTACCCCTTCTCAAGCAGCCAGTCAAAGTAGCCTTAGGGAAACTACCCCACCTGTGAGATCACTTGCACAGGGACAGGGTGCCAGTACCTCTCAATCACCTTCAGTAGCCTCTAATCTAAATCCACTGTTTGCCCCTGGACCAATGAGCTTCAGTTCTTCAGCCTCTAACCAGGGTCCACTCAATCTGACCCGAGACAACACAGAGGCAGCAACATCAGAAATCACAGCTCCACCACCGTCTCAGCCAATCCGCCCTCCTCTTTCAAGGGGCCAACCAGTGGGTGGAGACAGCCACTCTGCTCTCCAGGTTAATCCACAGGCTTCTCTTGTGACTGCTCCTATCTCTAATCATAATCAGTCATCAAATTATGAACTGCTTGATTTTTCTATGCACCAATCACAAATCCAGAATCAAGCACCTGGCCATCCTTCCTCTCTACACGAGTCTCCACAATCTAGTAATGGATTTTACCTACAGGTCACCAAAGATGCTCAACAGGGGGTAAGAATGGAAGGGAATGCCCCTGTCCAGACCCCGGCCTCTTCATCTACCCCACAGGTACTGCCAGCACCATCCCAAACACCTGCAAACACCCAGCCGCCACTGATGGAACCTCCTAAGACATCAGATCCTCAGGCCGCACTGCAGGGACAAGGTGATGCTCCTCCTGTTCCAGTGAGTGGAGCACAACCTTCCCATAGCCAGTATCCACCTCCAGCACAGGGGCCTGCTGCAGCAAGTGctcctccttctgctgctgcacaaccCCCAGGGCCTCAAGGACCTGTACCTCCAGGGGTTTCCCAGCCAGCCCCTGCAGAACCACCTCGACCACCCTCTTCCGCAGGTAGCCAGCAAGGCTATGGCCCCCCTCCTCCAGTGCCAGGACAGATGTATGGTGGCTACTATGGTAATTATGGAGAATACCCAGATAGCAGAGCGCCTTATCCTCCTGGTCATTACCCACCTCCACCCGGGGATCCTAGAGCACAGCAATATTATCAA gATGGTCCATACAGGGGCCGAGCAGATCCTTGGTATGGCAGATATGATGGACAGACCCCTGCTTATCGTGATCCAAACTACCAGTACAGAGAACCTCAGCCAGAACGACCCAGCTCCAGGTCCAGTCAGTACTCTGACAGGCCATCATCCAG ACATGGCTATCCTGATGATTACCACAGAGCAAACCGAAGTGCCTACAGTGATTATTATGCAGATTACTCCAAGAACTATGATTACAGAG GATACAACTATGGACAGTATGACCCGCGATACAGAGGATACTATGATCAGTCCTACTGGTCAAATTACGATGACAGctacagaggcagagacaacTACTATAATCAACATATGTATCCTGCCAG GAAAGACGGCTATGATGACCAGTGGCGGTACTATCCCGGCTATGATCCCAGTTTTGATGATGACTACCATCGACGTGGAGAAATGTATGGCGACGAGTTTGACCGACGCAGTGTCCACAGCGAGCAGTCGGCACACAGTGTGCACAGCTCTCACAGCCACCACAGCAGACGAAGCAGCTTCAGCTCACGGTCGCAACAG AGCCAGGTATACAGGAGCCAGCCTGACTTAGTGTCAGCAGTCTATGACACCACATCATCCACTCTGGCTGTGGACTACTCCTATGGACAATACCCAAACCCAGCTGATGCTTCCCAGAACTACAGCCAGTACCTCTATCCCTCTGAATACACTGCAGACAGCACCTGGGTCACCCCCGAGCAGC CTCCTCCTCGTCCTGCAACCCCAGAGAAGTTCACCATGCCTCACCGTTGTGCTCGTTTCGGACCCGGTGGTCATCTGATTCAAGTCCTTCCTAACCTCCCCTCAGCTGGACAGCCTGCTCTTGTTGATATTCACAACATGGAA aCCATGCTGCAGGACAGTCCAGATCAGGTAGAACTACGAGCCTTCCCTGGACCTCTTGTCAA GGAGGAGACTCACAAGGTGGATGTGATAAAGTTCTCCCAGAACAAAGCTCTGGAGTGTTCTCGTGACAACAACCTCTTGGACAGGGACTCTGCTCGTCTGCTCTGGGACTTCATTGTGCTGCTCTGCAGACAGAACGGG ACGGTGGTAGGCACGGACATCGCTGACCTCCTGCTGAAGGAACATCGCTCTGTTTGGCTACCGGGCAAAAGTCCTAATGAAGCCAACTTGATTGATTTTAACAATGAACCACTGGCACGAGCTGAGGAAGAGCCAGGAGCTGGACCACTCTCCCTCCTGTCTGACACATTCATGACTGTCCCAGAGAATGTGGGCAAGGAAACAGAGCGCTtcagggagctgctgctgtttggccgCAAGAAG GATGCACTTGAAGCAGCCATGAAGGGAGGCCTCTGGGGCCATGCCCTGCTTTTGGCCAGTAAGATGGACAACAGGACACATGCACGTGTCATGACACG GTTTGCCAACAGTTTGCCCATCAATGACCCTCTCCAGACGGTGTACCAGCTGATGTCTGGGAGGATGCCTGCATCAGCCACT TGCTGTGGAGAGGAGAAGTGGGGTGACTGGCGCCCTCACCTGGCCATGGTGCTGTCTAACCTCACACATACCCTGGACCTGGATACCCGCACTATCACCACCATGGGCGACACTCTCG CTTCCAAGGGCCTGATTGACGCTGCGCACTTCTGCTACTTGATGGCCCAAGTTGGTCTGGGAGTTTTCACAAAGAAGAGCACCAAGATGGTTCTGATTGGCTCCAACCACAG TTTGTCCTTTTACCAATTTGCGACCAATGAAGCTATTCAGCGGACTGAAGCCTATGAGTATGCTCAATCTCTGGGCTCCCAGCCCTGCTCATTGCCCAATTTCCAG GTGTTCAAGTTGATTTATGCATGCCGCTTGGCTGAAGCTGGTCTGTGTGCTCAGGCCTTCCACTACTGTGAAGTTATCTCTAGGACTGTCCTCATGCAGCCCTCCTACTACTCTCCTGTTTTTATTAGCCAAATCATACAG ATATCTGAAAAGCTGAGGTTCTTCGATCCGCAACTGAAGGAGAAACCTGAGCAGGAGTTGTTCAATGAGCCTGAATGGCTGATTCACCTCAGACAGCTGGATGGACAGAtcagg tcaGGGGTAATTACTTACAGTGCAGGCAAAACCACTCCTACACAGTTTGACTGCAGCAGCCCCAGCTCTGACTTGGACCAGCCCAGTCCACCTGAACCTTACAGCATGCCGCTAGAGATGGATGGCCCCACCCCTGACAACCCACTAATGAGCTCATTACTGCCCGGGCCTCCACCACAAGGTGTACAGCTGATGCCTCcag CTCCCACCTCCATCCTCCAAGACGGCATGGCTCAACCTCAGCCTTTAACCCCCAATGATGTGCCGCAGTTCTACCCAGTACCCCCCACTGGACCACCAGGCCAGATCCCCGTCTCAGGCTATCCTCCCCAGGATCCTGGCTTTGCCCCTCCTCCCTTCCAGCCTCAACCTGAGCAGTCAGACATGTATCCAGGAGCTCATCAGCAGCCGTGCCCCCCACTTTCTCATGTGGGTCAAATGTCACCACACATGCCCCCTCAGGTGCCACATTCACCTGTGCAGATGAATCCCCCGCCAACCCAGATGCCTCAGCACATGCCCCCTTCTCCTGGGCATATGCCACCTGTAGAGCAGCCGCTCCAGGCCCCACCTGAGATGCAGCCTTCTCAGTCAATATCATCATCCCCACTCAGAAGCTCCTTAACACCTCAAATGGATCTCTATGACCACATGGCACTCATG GGTCCTGGGAGATCAAGGACTACTTCACAGTCTTCAATGCATATG GGTCACGGACGTCGTTCACGCACCACCTCTGAATCTTCCACTCACTCTGGTGGAAGAGAGCGCAGCAACTCAGCAGTCAAGCAGGCCTCTCCACCTCCGCCTTCAATTCCTGAACAGCCTCGCAAAGAAGAGGCCAAGAAAGACTCCCCGAAAAAG AGTGGTGGCGGTGGCATTGGTGGCTTGGTGAAGTGGTTCTATAGGAAGGGGAAGAATGAAGCTCACTTGCCAGATGACAAAATCAAATCT